Part of the Longimicrobiaceae bacterium genome is shown below.
CAGCTCGACGACGCCGGGTGGGAGGGCGCCACGCGGATCCAGGGCTTCGTCGAGCTCCAGCCCCGCGAGGGGGCCCAGCCCCCGGTCGAGACCGAGGTGCTCCTCGCGTACGACGAGGCCAACCTGTACGTCGCCTTCATCGCGAAAGACCCGAACCCGCAGGCCATCCGTGCCACCCTCCAGCCGCGGGACCGGCTCTGGAGCGACGACTGGGTGGGCGTCCTCCTGGATCCCTACGGCGACGCCTCTCTCGGGTACTACTTCGTCTCGAACCCCATCGGCGTCCAGGGCGACCTGCAGATGACCCCGCAGCGGGAGGACTCCTCCATCGACTTCGTCTACACGACGGCCGGCCGGATCACGGAGGAGGGCTACGTGGTCGAGATGGCGATCCCCTTCCGCAGCCTGCGCGTGCCCGACCGCGAGGTGCAGAAGTGGGGGATCATGCTGGTGCGCACCTACCCGCGCTCGAGCCGGCACTACGCCACGTGGCCGTCGATGAGCCGCAACAACCAGTGCCAGCTCTGTCAGGTCGCGCAGCTCGAAGGCATCGGGCGGGTGCGCACCGGCGGGAACCTGGAGCTGCTCCCCGCCGCGGTCGCGTCACGCGCCGGGCGGCTCCAGAACCCCACCGACCCGAGCTCCTTCGAGCAGGGGGGCCTGCAGGCGGAGCCCTCGCTCGGGGTCCGGTACACCTTCACGCCGGGGTGGAGGGCGGAGGCGACGCTGAATCCCGACTTCAGCCAGGTGGAGTCGGACGCGGCGCAGGTGGACGTGAACACCACCTTCGCGCTCTTCTTCCCGGAGCGCCGCCCCTTCTTCCAGGAGGGGATGGACCTGTACCAGACGCCGCTGACCGTCTTCTACTCGCGGTCGGTGAACTCCCCCCAGGGGGCGGTGAAGCTGACCGGCCGGTCCGGCCGGACGAGCGTCGGCTACGTCGGCGCGCGCGACGAGCACACTCCCTTCATCGTCCCGTTCGAGGAGCGCACGGCGGTCCTGCAGGCCGGGCACAGCTTCACCAACGTGCTCCGCGTGCAGCGGAGCCTCGGCGGCTCCAACGTCGGCGCGCTGCTCACCGACCGGAGGCTGGAGGGGGGCGGCTCCGGGACCACGCTGAGCGCGGACGGGCTGTACCGCTTCACCCCCGTGTACAACGTGTCGGGGCACCTGGTTTTGAGCCACACGCAGGAGCCGAACGACTCCGCGCTGAGCGCCCGCCTCCCGAGGCTCACCTTCGGGGGCGACGGGGGGGAGCACACGGCCGCCTTCGACGGCGAGTCCTTCACCGGGTACGGCGGCTTCGTGCGGGTGGCGCGGGACGCGCGGCACTGGAGCTGGAACGCGCTCTACCTGGGCGTCTCCCCCACGTACCGCGCGGACACCGGCTTCCAGAGCCAGAACAACTACCACCGGGCGACCGTCTTCACCGGCCTGAACTTCTTCCCGCACCGGTACGGCGTCGAGCGGGTCACGCCCTCGCTCTTCGGCGGCGGCTACTGGAACTTCCAGGGGGAGCAGCAGCAGGTCCTGTTCTCGCCCGGGATCAGCGCCACCCTCCCGCGCCAGACGCAGGTGGGGATCAACTCGACCTTCCGCGAGGAAACGTTCCGGGGCGTGCACCTGACCGGGATCCGGGAGCTCGGTGTCTGGGCCAGCAGCAACTTCAGCGACGCGGTGCGGGCGGGCTTCAACCTGGGCACCGGGCGCCGGGTGGCGCGGACGCTGGCCGTGCCCGAGGTCGGGCCGGGGAGGAGCGCCAGCGCCTGGGCCGTGATCAAGCCGGTGCAGCAGGTCGTGGTCGAGCCGTCGCTCAGCTACGAGCAGCTCCACCTCACCAGCGGCACGGAGGTCTTCAGCGGCTACATCGCCCGGACCCGGTTCAACTTCCAGTACAACCGGGAGCTCAACTTCCGGGTGGTGGCGCAGTACAACGGCTTCCGGGACCGGGTCGACCTGGAGCCGCTGCTGGTCTACCAGCTCAACCCCTTCACCATCTTCTACGTGGGGTCGACCTACACCTCGAGCGAGTTCGACGGACACGGGTTCGTGGGGACGAGCCGCCAGTACTTCGCGAAGTTCCAGTACCTGCTCAGACGGTGACCGGGCGCGCTGGAAGGCTTCGCCACGCTTGAGGCGGCCGGCGGGGAGTTTGCAGGGGGCGGTGCGCCTGGACCGCGCCCGAGCGCCGGGCGCACCGCCCGACTCCCCAGCCCCCTGCCGCGAGGCCGCCATGCCCGATCCGAACGCCATCAACCGGACGCCCGACCCCCAGGCCAGGCCCGGCTGGAAGCTCCGCCTCGAGGACCGCCTGGGGCTGCTGGATCCCGTCCAAATCTTGGTCTTCCGCTCCTTCGGCACGCCGGAGCTGGTCCGCATCCGCGGGCGCGTCCGCGAGCGGAAAGGGGTAGCGGGAACCACCGAGGAGTCGTCGTTCTGGCAGAACGTCAGCAACACGCTGCACCGGCTGGAGAGCGACGAGATCCCCGGGGCACGCGTCCGGGCGCGGCTGGGAGGGCGGACCCTGGAGACCACCACCGACGAGGAGGGGTACTTCTCCCTGGAGCTGGAGCCCGAGGAGCCGCTGACCGCCGGGTGGCACGAGGTGGAGCTGGAGCTGGTGGAATCGGTGGGCCGGCCCGCGTGCCGCACGGTGCGCGGGCGCGTGCTGGTCCCCTCTCCCGACGCCGAGTTCGGGGTGATCAGCGACGTGGACGACACCATCATCCGCACCCGCTCCAACGACCTCCTCCGCGAGATCGAGATCGTCTTCGGGAAGGGCGCGCGCGACCGGGTGGCCTTCCCCGGCGTCCCGGCGCTCTACCGCGCCTTCTCGCGCGGGCCGGACGACCAGGGGGACAACCCGGTCTTCTACGTCTCGATGAGCGGGTGGAACCTGTACGACCTTCTCGAAGAGTTCATGCGGATGAACGACATCCCGGAGGGGCCGCTCTTCCTGAGCGACCTGCGGCTCGTCGAGAAGCCGTCGGAGGTGATGGGGAGCGCGCGGCACAAGTGGGAGAGCATCGACCTGCTGATGCGCACGTACCCCGAGCTTCCCTTCGTGCTGGTGGGCGACAGCGGGATGCACGACCCGCAGCTGTACCGCGAGGTGGCGGAGCGGCACCCCGGCCGCGTCCGGGCCGTGTACGTCCACGACGTGAGCCCGCCGGAGCGCGACGACGAGGTGGACCGGATCGCGCGGGAGCTGGAAGGGCACGGCGTCCCCCTCCTGCGGATGGAGAACACCGTCCGTGCCGCCGAGCACGCCCACGAGATCGGGCTGATCAGCGCCGACGGGCTGGAGGAGGTGCGCCGCGAGGTGCGGCGGCAGGAGCGCGGGGGCGATGGCCCGGGGTCGGACTGATCGGCGGGCGAACCGCCGGAGGAGCCTCCCCCCGCCGACCGCTCGCGACACTGCCGGATTCGGTTGTTACACCACCCTTTACTTCACCGGCAGCACGTTGTCCGCCGAGTTGCGGTCGATGTAGAAGTTGTACGGATCGATACCGGCATACGTCGGCTTTCTGTCGGTTACGAACCTCAGCACCCGGCGGCCGGAGCGGATGGGGTGGCGCTCCAGCAGAACCACGTGCGACGTATCGAAGGCGTCACGGCCGGGTTCGGCGGTGAAGAGGCCGACTTCGATGCGCTCGGCGAGCGGCGTCTGCGTCTCGGCGCCGCCGTTGGCGTAGAACTTCGTCGCCTCGACAGGCACGGTCACGTCCCACCTGCCGTCTGCGCGGCGGACGGCTGTGGGTCCGGTGACTTTCAGGTCGTAGAGGGTGACGCGCTCGAAGAGGTCGGTGATCAGTGCCTGCTCTTCGGGCGTTCTGGCTTCCGCGCGGAGCGCGTCGACGAAGTCGACCGAGCGTGGGTAGGGTGCGCCCTTGAACCTGTATCGGTCCAGCAGACTTCTGAGCGCCCGGTTCACCGCCTCCTCCCCCAGCCGCTTCTGCAGCAGGTACATGACGACGGCTCCCTTGCGGTAGGTGACGTGGTCCTGCCCGACCACGCGGATGAGCGGTGGTTCCTCCTCTCCCGTGTAACCGCGGCCCTCCAGGTAGCGATCCAGCTGGAACTGCAGGGCGCGCCGGATCCCGTCCTCGCCGTACAGCCCCTTCGCCACCATCATCGCCGAATACTGGGCGAGGGTCTCG
Proteins encoded:
- a CDS encoding phosphatase domain-containing protein, with protein sequence MPDPNAINRTPDPQARPGWKLRLEDRLGLLDPVQILVFRSFGTPELVRIRGRVRERKGVAGTTEESSFWQNVSNTLHRLESDEIPGARVRARLGGRTLETTTDEEGYFSLELEPEEPLTAGWHEVELELVESVGRPACRTVRGRVLVPSPDAEFGVISDVDDTIIRTRSNDLLREIEIVFGKGARDRVAFPGVPALYRAFSRGPDDQGDNPVFYVSMSGWNLYDLLEEFMRMNDIPEGPLFLSDLRLVEKPSEVMGSARHKWESIDLLMRTYPELPFVLVGDSGMHDPQLYREVAERHPGRVRAVYVHDVSPPERDDEVDRIARELEGHGVPLLRMENTVRAAEHAHEIGLISADGLEEVRREVRRQERGGDGPGSD
- a CDS encoding DUF5916 domain-containing protein, encoding MPSKATYSLPALALLAGLLPAGLEAQQDAAVDTTASATTALRAADIRPAAGPVRIDAQLDDAGWEGATRIQGFVELQPREGAQPPVETEVLLAYDEANLYVAFIAKDPNPQAIRATLQPRDRLWSDDWVGVLLDPYGDASLGYYFVSNPIGVQGDLQMTPQREDSSIDFVYTTAGRITEEGYVVEMAIPFRSLRVPDREVQKWGIMLVRTYPRSSRHYATWPSMSRNNQCQLCQVAQLEGIGRVRTGGNLELLPAAVASRAGRLQNPTDPSSFEQGGLQAEPSLGVRYTFTPGWRAEATLNPDFSQVESDAAQVDVNTTFALFFPERRPFFQEGMDLYQTPLTVFYSRSVNSPQGAVKLTGRSGRTSVGYVGARDEHTPFIVPFEERTAVLQAGHSFTNVLRVQRSLGGSNVGALLTDRRLEGGGSGTTLSADGLYRFTPVYNVSGHLVLSHTQEPNDSALSARLPRLTFGGDGGEHTAAFDGESFTGYGGFVRVARDARHWSWNALYLGVSPTYRADTGFQSQNNYHRATVFTGLNFFPHRYGVERVTPSLFGGGYWNFQGEQQQVLFSPGISATLPRQTQVGINSTFREETFRGVHLTGIRELGVWASSNFSDAVRAGFNLGTGRRVARTLAVPEVGPGRSASAWAVIKPVQQVVVEPSLSYEQLHLTSGTEVFSGYIARTRFNFQYNRELNFRVVAQYNGFRDRVDLEPLLVYQLNPFTIFYVGSTYTSSEFDGHGFVGTSRQYFAKFQYLLRR